Proteins from one Malaya genurostris strain Urasoe2022 chromosome 2, Malgen_1.1, whole genome shotgun sequence genomic window:
- the LOC131427043 gene encoding SWI/SNF-related matrix-associated actin-dependent regulator of chromatin subfamily A containing DEAD/H box 1 homolog, protein MSLRQYRKPTHSALNGAASAISTEGSQKLELVPGRLRIQTLADSESEGESTSVDSSAISPKLVSPVPIPKVGVVTAPTTQTQNGAEQTTVPPTVLTVREKELCLQRVRAVRPDVDTMTVQDALVRNKWSVELSLEELKSYMPTKKRILDTSPAAAAMIQKAALLNRTNQSANPAKKRRVQRANAGSDSDDDSDRPPERVFESDDDSEDDNSNYTMSKDRRGVFDFLNKATVNELSAVKTLSTRKVEMLTELRPFNSWEDLVDKLKSHKYLKTDILNHTQEYLSRRNSLVTIMNKCRKMVQKLEAAIAVGGGLMDQPSNIPEGFKLAEYQMVGLNWLIVMHRNDMNGILADEMGLGKTIQVIAFLAHLKENDLNHQPQLIVVPSSTLDNWDNELRKWCPELIVMKYYGSQEERRMIRIDWAKNGISDVDVVLTTYHMMGASGEEKKMWRVTPFQYVIFDEAHMLKNMTTQRYENLLRIQAARRILLTGTPLQNNLLELMSLLCFVMPKLFGGKVEDIKTLFQGRIKGSKSENGEDQTTFEKNQIERAKQIMKPFILRRLKKDVLSFLPPKTEKIVKTPMLDSQKEKYHSLVNEYQTVTGVIKSSTEISGMSIMMDMRKLANHPLLLRYYFSDDDVRKIARKLAGDSDYKGNNIDEVFQDIAYLSDFKLYQLKEKYTSLFDLQIPNKLVEASGKFRQLDELLPKLKSDGHRVLIFSQFVMMLDIIEMYLAIRKYGYLRLDGQTAVTERQELIDQYTQDSNIFIFLLSTRAGGLGINLTAADTVIIHDIDFNPYNDKQAEDRSHRMGQTKPVTIYKLISEGTIEEGMLMIAQEKLQLERDVTEEGADKKEHKCMVRLLTMALGMDENKAETILKNDSPQKQREEAEF, encoded by the exons ATGTCGCTTCGGCAGTACCGGAAACCAACGCACAGCGCATTAAATGGAGCCGCTAGCGCGATTTCTACTGAAG GTAGTCAGAAACTAGAATTAGTGCCGGGCAGATTACGCATCCAAACTCTAGCGGACAGTGAAAGTGAAGGAGAAAGTACCTCGGTCGATTCTTCAGCAATATCGCCTAAGTTAGTTTCACCGGTTCCCATTCCAAAGGTTGGGGTCGTGACTGCGCCCACTACTCAAACACAAAACGGCGCTGAACAAACAACGGTTCCTCCCACAGTTTTGACGGTAAGAGAAAAAGAGCTCTGTCTACAAAGGGTGCGTGCGGTGCGACCAGATGTGGATACAATGACTGTGCAGGACGCGCTCGTTCGAAATAAATGGAGCGTTGAGCTATCGTTGGAAGAATTGAAAAGTTATATGCCGACCAAAAAACGTATTTTAGACACTTCCCCTGCGGCTGCTGCAATGATACAGAAGGCTGCTCTGTTGAATAGGACCAATCAGAGTGCGAATCCAGCAAAGAAACGTCGCGTACAACGTGCCAATGCCGGTAGTGATAGTGATGACGATTCTGATCGACCTCCAGAACGTGTCTTCGAGAGTGACGATGACAGCGAAGATGACAATTCCAACTATACAATGTCAAAAGATCGCAGAGGGGTTTTCGACTTCCTCAACAAAGCGACGGTGAATGAGCTTTCTGCTGTGAAAACTCTTTCCACCAGAAAAGTTGAAATGCTCACAGAACTACGACCGTTCAACAGTTGGGAAGATTTAGTGGACAAACTAAAATCGCACAAGTATCTCAAGACCGACATCCTAAACCACACTCAGGAATATTTGTCACGAAGGAACAGTCTGGTGACTATTATGAATAAATGTCGAAAAATGGTCCAAAAACTTGAGGCTGCCATTGCCGTAGGCGGTGGGCTAATGGACCAACCGTCAAACATTCCAGAAGGTTTCAAATTGGCGGAATATCAAATGGTTGGATTGAACTGGTTGATCGTGATGCATCGGAATGATATGAATGGAATCCTTGCCGATGAAATGGGTCTAGGGAAGACGATACAAGTCATCGCTTTCTTAGCACATTTGAAGGAGAACGACTTGAATCACCAACCGCAGCTTATCGTTGTTCCATCGTCAACTTTAGACAATTGGGATAATGAGCTACGGAAATGGTGCCCAGAACTGATCGTTATGAAGTACTACGGTAGTCAGGAAGAGCGACGAATGATCCGAATTGACTGGGCGAAGAATGGAATTTCCGATGTCGATGTTGTGCTAACTACCTACCACATGATGGGTGCTTCCGGCGAGGAGAAAAAAATGTGGCGAGTGACACCGTTCCAATATGTGATATTCGACGAAGCACACATGTTGAAAAACATGACCACCCAAAGGTACGAGAACTTGCTGCGCATTCAGGCCGCAAGACGAATTCTGCTTACTGGCACACCACTGCAAAATAACCTGCTAGAACTGATGTCCCTGTTGTGTTTCGTCATGCCAAAACTGTTCGGTGGCAAGGTGGAAGATATCAAAACTTTGTTCCAGGGTAGAATT AAAGGATCTAAATCGGAAAACGGAGAAGATCAAACAACGTTTGAGAAGAATCAAATTGAACGTGCAAAACAGATTATGAAACCATTCATTCTGCGACGTTTGAAGAAAGATGTATTGAGCTTTCTGCCTCCAAAAACGGAGAAAATT GTCAAAACTCCTATGCTAGACTCTCAAAAGGAAAAATACCATTCGCTGGTGAATGAGTACCAAACTGTCACCGGTGTTATCAAGTCTAGTACCGAAATCAGCGGCATGTCGATCATGATGGATATGCGGAAACTGGCGAACCATCCGTTACTGTTGAG GTATTACTTTTCCGATGACGACGTTCGGAAGATCGCACGTAAACTTGCCGGTGACTCAGACTACAAGGGAAACAACATCGACGAAGTATTCCAAGACATCGCGTACCTGTCCGACTTTAAACTGTATCAGCTTAAGGAAAAATACACA AGTTTGTTTGACCTCCAGATACCTAACAAGTTAGTGGAAGCTTCGGGTAAGTTCCGCCAACTGGATGAGCTTCTACCGAAGCTTAAGAGCGATGGGCATCGAGTGCTGATCTTCAGCCAGTTTGTAATGATGCtggatatcattgaaatgtaccTGGCTATACGCAAGTATGGATACTTACGGCTGGACGGTCAAACAGCAGTCACTGAACGGCAGGAATTAATCGATCAGTACACCCAAGATTCCAATATCTTCATTTTTCTTCTTTCCACTCGGGCTGGAGGTTTGGGCATTAATCTTACCGCGGCAGATACT GTTATCATCCATGACATAGACTTCAATCCGTACAACGACAAACAAGCAGAGGACAGAAGCCACCGAATGGGCCAAACAAAGCCAGTGACGATTTACAAGCTAATTTCGGAGGGAACGATCGAAGAAGGTATGCTGATGATCGCTCAGGAAAAATTGCAACTCGAGAGAGATGTTACAGAAGAAG GCGCAGACAAGAAAGAACATAAGTGCATGGTTCGTTTATTGACGATGGCTCTAGGTATGGACGAGAATAAAGCAGAAACCATTCTCAAGAATGACTCACCTCAAAAACAACGCGAAGAAGCTGAATTTTAA